Genomic window ([Eubacterium] hominis):
TCGCCATTATCTTCCATATCGATATAACAGCTTAAATCTGGTTCATCATCCATAAATTCATCAATAGGATCCCCGCTTAATTCTACATAATCTTCTATCTGGGAATAAACATACTGACAAAATTCATGCATATCCTGATGGGCAATTACAATTTGCCTGTCTTTGTGTAACTGCTGTAAAAGGTAGGTACAGGTATCATGGATTTCTTTTATGAAGCGGGATAAACATTTATCCTTGAAACAATACCAATAAGCTTTTCCTTCATAGAGAGTATCTAAATCTAATGATGTGGTAATGACATAGCCAATACTATCTTTTTGGATATGGAGGGGAATCGTTTCAATTTCATCATATGCAAAATTACAGTCAATACTACAAGCTCCTTCTTCACTAAAGAAATCATAGAAGTCATCTAAACTTCGCTTGTCTAATGTGATACTGCGTTTATCAAGATAACCATATTCAAGTTCACTGATATGTTCCTGACGGTATTTCATAAGGAAATTAATCATTTGTTTTGTCGTATCATCAAAAGCATCGGGATGGTGAACAAAGCTTAAGCTTTTTCCATAATATACTTGACTGCGATGTTCAACTGCTTCTAAGAAGGTAAGAATATTTTTTACTACATAAAATTTATCATTACCAACTTTGAACGTCACATGAAGGCTTTGGTATTCATGATTCAGATAGGCAATCAAACGGATTTTATTTGCGATTAGATTTGCCTGAAATTCACTGTCGCTGATTCGTTTATAGGCATTTAAGAAGCTCTTGGATTGTTCCAGCTGGCGCTGTAACATCCAGTTTTTTAATTCATCTTCACGTTTGATACTGGCATCATAATGATAAGGATAACCAGTTGGTTTCAGATCATGCAGAAATAATAAAACGACACCAATATGTCCACAAGCCACTTCATCTTCACAATAACGGCATTCACATGAGAAGGAGATGATATCGCCTGTTTTTGATAAAATAAGCTCTACATGATTATTGTAAGTGAACACTTCTACATCAGCACTCACTTCGTACCATTCACGCATTTGATTCTCTTCGATATCTAAATGTTCAATGACATCTTTACGCTGATAAGCTTTTGCGACTGCCCAGTTTCGATCATTAAAAATCCTTTGAATTTCGCTTTCTTTAATATACATAGGATACCACCCTTCTATTTGTTTGTATTGTATCAGATTTTTATGTTTACTTTAAGCACTTTTCATAGGAAAAATAAGTTTTGACAAAATTATAAAAAAATTGAAATTTCCTATTGACAAATATAGTGAAAATAAGTAGAATATACGTGTTGCCGAAATTGGGGTATAGCCAAGCGGTAAGGCACCAGACTCTGAATCTGGCATTTCCTTGGTTCGAATCCAAGTACCCCAGCCATATGAAAACTTACGAACTATGATTATATAGTTCGTTTTTTTGTGTATATGCGTTTGGCTGGGGGGACTTGGATGTCCGAAGATGGTGCATCATTATTTTCAATAAAGTAATGATGTATAATGCATAAAATGATATATTAAAATCTATATAAAAGCATTTAAAATATTGTGAATTAAATAATTAATAATATAACGTGACAAGGACATGGGAATCTGTTATATTGAAGATAGGTAAATGTTAACGTTTACATGAAAGGAGGATTTCCATATGAAATATATTTGTACAATATGTGGCTATATTTATGATGAAGCTGCTGGAAGTCCACAAAGCAATATTGCTGCGGGTACGTTATGGAAGGATTTGCCTGATGATTGGGTATGTCCTATCTGTGGTGCACCAAAATCTGCATTTGAACTTAAAGAAGAAACAATCGAATCAACAAAGGTAAACAAAGAGGTGACAATGGATTATGAAAATTGGGATGTGTTATCATTGAGTGCCCTTTGTTCAAATCTTGAAAAAGGCTGTGAAAAGCAGTGTTTAAATGAAGAAGCAAAGCTTTTTCATGAACTTTCTGTTTATTTTGAAAGTAAAGCAACAGCTGTTGCAGGCAATATGGCAGCGTTATCGGTACTCTTGAAAGAAGATATGAATTCGTTATATCCGATTGCAAATCAAATGGCAATAGAAGCAAATGATCGTGGAGCAAAACGTGTTTTAACATGGAGTGAAAAGGTAACACGTCTACAAGCATCATTAATTGAGCGATATGAAAATGAAAAAGGAGCGATGCTGGAAAATACCAGTGTGTATGTAT
Coding sequences:
- a CDS encoding rubredoxin, whose protein sequence is MKYICTICGYIYDEAAGSPQSNIAAGTLWKDLPDDWVCPICGAPKSAFELKEETIESTKVNKEVTMDYENWDVLSLSALCSNLEKGCEKQCLNEEAKLFHELSVYFESKATAVAGNMAALSVLLKEDMNSLYPIANQMAIEANDRGAKRVLTWSEKVTRLQASLIERYENEKGAMLENTSVYVCEICGFIYIGDTPPDICPICKVPSFKLQKVERS